TAGTGCGTGAGCTTTTAGACCTGGCCAAATCAGTGGGGTGGGGAGCGGCTGATATTTTACAACGGCTCCAGATGAATGACCTTAATGTGCAGGGGGCGGGCAACACCTTAGTAACTGTTGCTGATACTTCTGCTAATAACTACATTGTGGGACGCTTGCAAACTGAGTTAGGTACTCAAGAGTTTGGGTATCTGAGCGAGGAGACATACAAAATTAATCCGGACTCCGATCGCCTCAGCAAGCATCGGGTATGGATTATCGATCCCCTTGATGGCACCTGGGATTACGTCCACAAAACTGGAGAATATGCAGTTCATATTGCCTTAGTGGAACATGGTCGGCCAGTCTTGGCGATCGTGGTTTGTCCTGCCGTATACAAACTGTACTATGCTACTCGTGGCGGCGGTACCTATGTTGAGAGTCGTTATGGCACTGAAATTAGTCCTAGTCAGCGGCTAAAAGTTTCTGATAAAGAACAACTCAACACCTTTTGTTTGGTGATTAGCCGTAACCACCGAGAACCCCGATTAAACTACCTACTACAGCAACTGCCCTGTCAAAATCAACGGTATGTTGGCAGTATTGGTGGCAAGATTGCAGCCCTAGTCGAGCAAAAAGCCGATGCCTACATTGCCCTATCGGGTAAATCTGCTCCCAAAGATTGGGATTTAGCTGCACCA
This sequence is a window from Cyanobacteriota bacterium. Protein-coding genes within it:
- a CDS encoding 3'(2'),5'-bisphosphate nucleotidase CysQ; the encoded protein is MRELLDLAKSVGWGAADILQRLQMNDLNVQGAGNTLVTVADTSANNYIVGRLQTELGTQEFGYLSEETYKINPDSDRLSKHRVWIIDPLDGTWDYVHKTGEYAVHIALVEHGRPVLAIVVCPAVYKLYYATRGGGTYVESRYGTEISPSQRLKVSDKEQLNTFCLVISRNHREPRLNYLLQQLPCQNQRYVGSIGGKIAALVEQKADAYIALSGKSAPKDWDLAAPELVLTEAGGMFTFFDGSIPRYNKADVNQWGGYLASNGRYHTELCARAQAILDRFDAQDAEIRRSII